tcttgtctgagcacatctggttctcctggcgacgaatgtgttggttttgctcctggatgaaagctgcaattgatccatccttcttggtgctaatcatctcccattgctcgtctcggcgtccacaaatctgataaatagtgtctttaagctccctgtggtagacttctccaatgcgtcccatagagatgtgggctgccatgctcttccctaaactccaggttggtgcttcaaaagccaACTTTATAGGCTCACTGACTGGCgcaaatgtccttcctggaacttgaacttgaatcttccagctctcctcttcaggtaatgtggcgttgtaggttccggtgatgcttggtattccaatgttcaagtacttagtgacttccttcaagtgtcatccaaaaggcgtatcttcatctggttgcatgaacttgctccttgcatccgccattcctaaaagagtagaaagtggagaggagtcagaaatgagaagagagaagtgttctagggtttaagcttagtggtcgtgtcctacagtcagtgtgtgctctgataccacctttgtagcgaccagacctcaaacagtctgtgctgctgtgcaccagtgtcatccctggatcagtaatgctgacacgcacagtacaaatggaggatttataacagagtggcaatcacacacttattacaacgaatatctcaaaagagaataagtatgataaatatggcttaaggccatctaatacgataacagcggaaggcttggaagataagtgagtccatcaactccaacggcatcactgagtataagaccacgacctaaggcaccttactcgtcgtctgaaaagtctgcaacatgaaatgttgcagcccgaaaacgggtcagcacatggaatatgctggcaatgtagcacatatagagtaatgaacagaataatgatatactacatgcatatatggctggtggaaagctctatggttacagttttgcgaaaagccaattttttcctacttcaaaggaataaattttatttaactatcatggtggttgtgaaacattgagaaggtacctccaactcaatcccaattaagtatcatcattaacccaacaaaattaattaaagtaacatgatgatgagattcatatgataatccaagtactagatactcaagatgtccataaccggggacacggctaatcatgattagtttgtacactctgcagaggtttgtgcacttttccccacaagactcgatctcctccgttgggattctcgcacttcatggtgtttgagaaacggatgaccgagacacagtctttcagaagcgttaactctctactccgggtagacagtaccatctacaacccctacatctgctagtctacctcttcaagagctcacccaacttaatcaactatgctagagcccataatagcttgtggctgcacacggaagtttctagcatgaataatctcatgatccctttgagcctgggtggcggtccataggatgatcacacgggtactccgggatatccaaaaatacaggcagcactgggttctccaggtgcctcaatccacccagatgtgagttttagttgccaccttaagtaaaccattaattaacaatctcacatctgtcatgaatatctctcaaacccaatccacgtctacaagcatagcatagcgatataagcaacgtagaagtaactcccaagggtttgataataaaggtcaataggtactacctcaactacttcccaatacccacaatttaattagatcctaaccatgcaatgtttgaggattgatctaatgcaataaaactgggtagtgaaaagtatgatcaaggtgttacttgccttgctgatgatccgtgaaacctagagattcgaagtagcaagcggcgcactccgggtactctcggcgggcagctccggcggggcgggtgaggggcggcgggctcgggcggcgacggggcgacgacgggaggcggcgcacgggctccggggcggcggcgggtgcggcggcggcgcgggcgctccggcggcggcggcgggtgcgggtttggggcggcggggtgaggagaggtggcggggcaggggggtatttaaggagggggagggggtggcgtggaggagggggcaaggcggcggcgggcggcgtgctcgagccggactcggcggcggcgcgcgagccgtgctcgggagggagacgACGCGGGGACAGGCCGGCCTAggtcggctgggcctcggcccagtcgggcgcgggatTTTTTTATAAAAGTGTCGAATCTAAAAcaaatcacagaaaaataaataaaaatccaaaaatgctaaaacaaatttttcccgtctaattaaaataattagaacaagatgaacattttcttggcccaaaaatgcagtcttgaaaacgtgcaatttttttaatgcaatgaaaattgcaaataaaatccgaataaaatccaatatttgattttaatatttttcctccaatatttcaattattttggagaagtcatattttctcctctcatttattttaatctaaaatatttttcggagagaaaaataattaaaaccaaaaatcctcgttttattatttgataaaaatcaaatatgaaaaaccgggaaaatccccaactctctccgagggtccttgagttgcttaggatttatcgaggatttgccaaaaggcaataaaatatgctatgcaatgatgatctaatgtataacattccaaattgaaaattttgggatgttacatccgTCCATTTTTGAGCCTAAATGACATTTGAAAAGACGATTTTGCCCCTCATGCAGTATAtgtgtgcgcgcgcgtgtgtgCTGTTGCGTGTGTGGGTGCACGTGCACATGTGTGCTGCTGCTGcatgtgtgtgtgcatgtgtgctgCTGCGTGTGTGTTTGCTACTGCGTGTGTACGTGCGCGCGCGTGTGTTGTTGCGTGCCTATGTGCTGCCTGCGtgtgtgctgctgctgctgcgtgtgtgtgtgtgtgtgctgcgtgcgtGTGTGTTGCTGCGTGTGTGTGCGCGTGCATGTGTGTTGctgcgtgtgtgtgcgtgtgcacGCATGCGTGCGTGTTGttgcgtgtgtgtgcgtgtgcgtgtgtgttggTGCATGTGTTGCTGCGTGTGTGCTCCTGCCCTCGCACTGATGCTGCGTGTGTGCTCCTGCCCTCGCACTGATGCTGCGTGTGTGCTCCTGCCCTCGCACTGATGCTGCGTGTGTGCGCTATTGCCCCCCACACATATACGACATGAGGGGCAAAAGAGTCTTCAGGTGCCATTTAGGCTCAAAATGGACGGAAATGTCATATAGGGAATAAAATTTAGAACTTGTGTTAAATAGGGAAGAAAAACTTTTCCAGTGTCAAATAGGGAAGCAGATTTTAAGATAGTGTCAAATAAGGAATTTTCTCAAGGAACTAGCGACTTGGGCGAATGGTGGTTCTCGAACTCACGACCTGCATGAGTGGCCCCCGTTTACCACTTGGACTGAAGTGGGTTTTGTCAACACATGTACTTAAACAACTTTATGTATTTGAAATTAAATCAATTTATTTTTTCATTTGAAACTTCGGCTAAATGAATCCAAAAATCCTGCAATTTTCCCTTTTTTGAAAGAACAAAAATAGCTTTTTCCACATGTACATTATAAATTCCAAAATTGCCATGTATTTAGAGAACACATTATAAAATTTGCCATTTTCTTAAAAGTTGCATTTTTAATCATTCAGAACTTGTTATTTTTAATACTAATAACATGTCATTTTATTATTAAGAGGATGAAAATTACATTTATTAAGAGTATGGCATTTTAATAGTTAGTAACATGATATTTTTATAAttaagaggggggggggggggggggggaggtctCAAACTCACGACCTCCTGCATGAGTGGTGGCCCGTTTACCACTTGAACTAAAGTGGATTTTGTGAACACCTGTGCTTAAATAACTTTATGTATTTGAAATTAAATCATTTTAAATTTGGTTTTATTTGAAAACTCGCCTAAAAGAATTCAAAAATCCTGAATTTTCCCTTTTTTGAGAGAACAAAAGTCCTTTTTTCCTATGTACATTAGAAGTCCCAAAGCTGCCATGTTTTTAGAGAACACATTTTAAAACTTGCCATGTTTTTAGAGGTGATTTTTTTCTAAACTTGCCATGGTTTTAAGAGTTGCAATTTTTTATCATCTAGAACATGGAATTTTTTTTATTAATGACATGCCATTTTATTATTAGGAGGATGGTAGTTGTATTTATTAAGAGTATGACATTTTAATAATTAGTAACATGATATTTTTATTATTAAGATGATGACATTTTTATTATTAGTAACATGACTTTTTCTTGTCGAGATGACCGTAGTTTCATGATTAAGAGCATGTTATTTTGATTTTAATAGCATGGCATTTATATTATTAGCATGATGGCAGTTTTATTGTTAACATGATGAAAAATTTATTATTTGAGAGCATGCCATTTTTATTGTCAGGAGGATGACAATTTTATTAGTTGAGAGCATGCCATTTTTATTCTCGGGAGGATGACAATGTTACAATTAAGAGGATGAATCTCTTTGCATTTTTATTGGCATGGCACTTTTTATTATCATTTTAAGTTTAGAAAGTAGAGAAACTACAGTTTTATAAAGTAGCTTGGCAATTTTATTTTTTTCAGAGCACTTGACATTTTCATAAATTTAATGTTTTTAGCAGTTTCCTACTGTAAGATAATGTGTATTTTTTTGTTCATGGCATTTTTTTATCCAGAGGATGGCAGTTTAAAGTTTAGCATAACAATTTTGTTTTTCTAGAGCACACGACCTTTATTTATCATACTCATTGTAAATTTATTATTTACAAAAATGGTTGTTTTATAAAGTACCATGACATTTTCTTATAATATAATGGTATTTCAAAGTTTAAGTTTTCCTCTTTTTTTATAAGAAATTTTTTGGGGGGTTCATGGCATTTTTTAAGTAAAAAGGGAAAGTATATATTTCATTTCTCGACTATTTAAAAGTATAGAAATGGTCCCTCAACTTCAAAACCAGCAAAACTTAGTCTCTCAACTTATCAAACTGGAGAACTTTAGTCCCTCATACCGCTTCAGGTTGGTCAGACATGGACAAGTTAATAACCAAAACTTGACACGTCACTAGGTTTCGACCAAAAGTTTAGAGAGTTGAGGCACGGGAAATAGATAAGAACCTACAATTACAACATAAAAAGAGCCGAGGAGATTCAAACTCCAGACCGCGCGTCAATTGCACACTCAAGTTAACCAACAAATGTCGGACAACGAATTGTTGCAGATGGAGATGCACGTAATATATACTTTGTGTCATGTAGTAGCCCTTCTGTCTCACCGAGTAGAGGCACACCACTGACATGTGGGTTTGGTCGCCGTGCTCATCGACGAGTTGCAACTTTTGTAGTTAATGGAGAGCGTGCTTACGACGGACCACAACACGCGCACGATCGCTATGTACCCACATCGCAAGTACAATACACACGCATGCACTACGACTACCAGCAGTGGCGGAGCTTGATAAATATTGTTGAGGGGGCTAATGTTATTCAAGCCTGATAATATTAGGGGTACACTGAAGAATTTTCCTAgagtggtggggggggggggggggggggcaatggcCCCCTTTGGCCCCTATCAAGCTCCGCCACTGCCTGCCAGGTAAGCTGCTTACATGCTAGTATGTGTAATATAGTGTCAATTTGTTTGCTCAACATTAATAGTTgtccatttttcttcttcttcatagAACTGATAAGTTGGTTCCACACAAAAACCACGCCCATGCCAGACAAAAACAACCTGAAGTGGTATAAGGGACTAACGTTGTCCGGTTTGAGAAGTTAAGAGACGAACTAAAGCGAGATTCTATTTGTAAAAAATAATCCTCACAGGTCATACCCCCAAAAGTGTGGCCAGATTTTCTTAAGCGAGCCAAAGTGTTGCTAAAAGTTTGATCACCTAAGATAATTGACAGGGAATACCTACGAGATAGGCACAAGGATACGTGTTGCCCAGGCTCATCAAGATTATGACCAAAATGATAGTGGGCCAAGGGGTTCCTCACAGAGCCCATCAAGGTTACAACCCAAAAGTTCACAAGCCATGAGGTTCCATACCAGCGGGCTAAGTGCCACAGTCGGATTCTACACTCCCTAATGAACAGGTACTAATAGTCGGTCATTCCTAGACGGGTAGCAGTTGGTTGGACCAAGAGGCACCCATGATCTCCATGACACATGAGTGTTGGTGTTACCCAACGACAGTATATCTAGTTAAATACGACAATTAATAGTAATAATGGCCATGAACAGTTGGTCGTGCATAAGATGATCAATGACATTAAATACACGCCCATTATGACACCTTTCCTAGCGCACATATAAGCTAGGAAGAAGGCATTGGGCAGAAGGTTGAAGTTTCTCATTTTGTAACATATGGGAAGGGCAAGAACACCACACATGAGTAGAGTGTTACCTCCCCTGATGAGGACCCGAACCTATATAATCCTTTCTGCGTACTCCTATTTGCATATCCGGTAGACACGATGCTCCTACTATCATACCCCCGTAGTATTACCAGGATTTTATCCACGACAATAATACAAGTGTGGCAAAACTAGCGTGGCAAACTGTGAGAAAGTTATCACTAACCAGGCTCCAATTTTTTTATTAGCATCTATTGTAACATCCTGTGGCACTGACCATGGACCATTTCTCTCAACTAAGTAAGCTTTAATTTTAACATCTCATTAGCTTATAGAGGTGCAACTGATTTGAATGGTTATTCATGTATGTTTTATTAGGCAGTTTTTAGTTCAGTTTAATCTAGATTAGCATTAGCACAAGATTAATGACATGGAAAATTTTATAAAGTCGACTAGAAACATCTAGCACATATGCAAATGGACCAAAGGCACATGTCAACCGAGAGAGGTTCAGAACATGAGAGAGTTCACAAAAAACTCTCGTGCTATAGCTTCATCATCCATGGTGGTGAAGACGAGGTGGCCGTCCATCATAGAGGAAGCAGGCGGACATACCTCACTTGGTGCAGATTCTCAAGGGACACGGTTTGGAGGGCTATATATGCACGCAGTCGCTAGGATGGGGTCGCCGGACAAGCAACTCAACACTACGAACTCCGACAGAACGTGTGTATTATGTTTACTGTTGTGTCTTTTCTATGTAGCCTCTCTACTCTGCATCTCCTCAACATAGAGAGGACGCTTGGGAGAATGAAAATACCCAACCGACACGTGATGGAAGAACTCTTTCAAAGTGAAAAACACGTCCATAGTGAGATCGAATATTAACACGTACACCCAAAGATAGACACTGCACTGCCATGCGAAACATTACTAGTTCTTACAACAAGATGCATAGCATTCGGCCAAACTCGAATGCGATTCACCTAATTCGATAACCATGCTACTCTTCTTAACGAGCAGTATGGTACTATACTTGCACACTTACCATGCAACGCAAATAAAACTTTCAGATTTGAGAATTTTAGATTTGGGCCGAGTACTCATTGGTAGTCTTGATTCTCCGGATGCTTGATTGATGGCGTGcaacccctcaaaaaaaaaaaaagattgATGGCGTGCATCGGAATCCTCCTCGTCGGTGCGATCTGTCAGAAGGTCAATGCATCTCATGGAAGCACCTTCCTGTGCACAGAAATGGACAGATAGATAACATGGGCTTTCCAGTTGCACTCGGTCACTCAGTCTCACGCTGCATCGATCGCGCCCATGCATGCACACCTTCCTGTGCACGCCGCAGCAAGATCCGACACCGTGGCAGACGAAAACAATTTAACTACTTCTATAGTACACTCCTCATCGTCGACGGGAAATCGCCATTAATTCCGGTGCCGAGACTCGAGAGATCGCACATGCCTCACCTCCGGTATAAAAACAAGGTCGCACCCACCGACGGAATGACACACTCGCAAGTTAAGTCAACACCAACCACCGAACTTCTCTAGCCAAGAAAGATGGCGCGGCTCCCCGTCCTCGTCCTGGCCGTCTCGCTAGCCGTGCTAGCGTGGCCGGCGTCGTGCAAAAGTGTTCGGTCGGTGCTCGCCCCGGTCACCAAGGACCCCGCCACCCGCCTCTACACCATCCCATTCCACTACGGCGCCAACATCGTCGTCGACACCGCCGGCCCGCTCGTCTGGTCGACGTGCGCGCCCGACCACCTGCCGGCGGCGTTCCCGTGCAAGAGCGACACATGCAGGCTCGCGAACAAGTACCACGTCCCGAGCTGCAGCGAGAGCGCGGCTGACAAGCTCTGCGACCCCAGTCACAAGGTATGCAGGGCCTTCCCGTACAACCCGGTCACCGGCGCGTGCGCGGCCGGGGACCTGATCCACACCAGGTTCGTCGCCAACACCACCGACGGGAAGAACCCGGTGAGCCAGGTGAACGTGCGGGCCGTGGCCGCGTGCGCGCCGAGCAAACTCCTCGAGTCGCTGCCGCAGGGCGCCTCGGGCGTGGCGGGGCTCGCGGGCTCCGACCTGGCGCTGCCGGCGCAGGTGGCGTCCGCGCAGAAGGTCTCCAACAAGTTCCTCCTCTGTCTGCCCCGCGGCCTCTCAAGCGACCCCGGCGTGGCCGTCTTCGGCGGCGGCCCGCTCCACTTCATGGCGCAGCCGGAGAGGGACTACACGAAGGAGCTGGCCTACACGCCGCTCGTCGCCAAGAAGGGCAACCCCGCGCACTACATCACGATCAAGTCCATAGCCGTGGAGAGCGCCAGCGTGCCCGTCCCGGCGCAGGCGCTCGCCACCGGCGGCGCAGTGCTCTGCACGAGGTCGCCGTTCACCCTGCTCCGCTCCGACGTGTTCCTCCCGTTGGTGGACGCGTTCACCAAGGCCCTGGCGGGGCAGGGTGCGCAGGGCGGGCCCGTGGCGAAAGCGGTGAAGCCCTATGCGCCGTTCCAGCTGTGCTACGATACGCGTACGCTGGCCAACACGCGGACCGGGTACCTGGTGccggccgtgacgctgacgctgGGCGGCGGGAAGAACTGGAGGATGGACGGGTTGAGCTTGATGGTGGACATGGGGCCCACGACGGCGTGCCTGGCGTTCGTGCAGATGCAGGGGGTGAAGGGCGGGGACGGAAGCGCGCCGTCGGTGCTCATCGGAGGGTTCCAGATGGAGAACACCGTGCTGGAGTTCGACATGAAGAAGAAGCGGCTCGGGTTCGCGAGGCTGCCGTCCTTCACGCAGTGCGGCCAGTTCAATTTCACCACTCGCAGCGCCTAGACATTTTATGGTCGGTGATAATAAATCTGTATCTCTACTGAAGTCTACCACTTATTGGATGCTCAGTGTGGCTGATCTTGATTATGGTGTTAGGCCTACGACATTTGGCACGCGGTTCCATCTTGCCTAGCTAAGAGATATTCATCCCATTTTACAAAATTGCACTTGTTTGTGTGTGGTTGATATATTCAAACAATTGGGCAAGTAGCAACACTGTTACTCTCTTTCCTTCTCTGTCTTTTTTCCATTCGGATATTAGTTTTATCTTAAGTCAACATTTCTAAACTTTGTAAAGTTTCTCTTAAGTCAAACATCACATGATATTTTTTTTCTTAAGTCAAGCTTTATAAAGTTTGATGAAATTTATATATAAAAGTATCAACATCCACAATAACAAATAAAAACAATGAAATATTCAGGAAAATTAATCTGGAACCCCGCAGGATTTCTCAGGCGATTTTTCTGTTTGGTTCTCCATTTTTTGGGTCTAGGCGAtgttatctctctctctctctctctcttgttatGTGTGTCTagctttttttttagaaaaaattGCCCAAGGTGAGGCAAGCAGGATTCAAGATGTGGCACTAGAAGAGATGCAATCAGAGAGGTAGGGCATGTCGACAAAGGGGACGTGGTGGGTCATCTCGAGGTAAAATCGAACCACTTTTTCATAGTATTCCAATGTGAGATGGGTCGGGGAGGGGGGAATACACATGTATAGGCTATGCATGCTAAAGTTACT
The Aegilops tauschii subsp. strangulata cultivar AL8/78 chromosome 3, Aet v6.0, whole genome shotgun sequence genome window above contains:
- the LOC109741709 gene encoding chitinase CLP-like; the encoded protein is MARLPVLVLAVSLAVLAWPASCKSVRSVLAPVTKDPATRLYTIPFHYGANIVVDTAGPLVWSTCAPDHLPAAFPCKSDTCRLANKYHVPSCSESAADKLCDPSHKVCRAFPYNPVTGACAAGDLIHTRFVANTTDGKNPVSQVNVRAVAACAPSKLLESLPQGASGVAGLAGSDLALPAQVASAQKVSNKFLLCLPRGLSSDPGVAVFGGGPLHFMAQPERDYTKELAYTPLVAKKGNPAHYITIKSIAVESASVPVPAQALATGGAVLCTRSPFTLLRSDVFLPLVDAFTKALAGQGAQGGPVAKAVKPYAPFQLCYDTRTLANTRTGYLVPAVTLTLGGGKNWRMDGLSLMVDMGPTTACLAFVQMQGVKGGDGSAPSVLIGGFQMENTVLEFDMKKKRLGFARLPSFTQCGQFNFTTRSA